A section of the Phaseolus vulgaris cultivar G19833 chromosome 8, P. vulgaris v2.0, whole genome shotgun sequence genome encodes:
- the LOC137824412 gene encoding beta carbonic anhydrase 5, chloroplastic-like isoform X2, whose amino-acid sequence MVWSIRSRASSLLCANAPLVASHVYESWWFSRFSGLTGSSLTRAWPKFMDLIQIDRCRAAASLPSIKEKQTEGPSYCVRLDRENKGLDEGNMAETDGYQNLFGLMKQRFMSFKNQKYIKELEHFQGLAEVQSPKFMVIACADSRVCPSNILGFQPGEAFMIRNIANLVPPMKNGPSECNAALQFAVTTLQVENILVIGHSSCAGIETLMNMQDDAESRNFIHKWVGNGELAKLKTTAATAHLSFDQQCRVCEKESINQSLLNLLSYPWIEDRVRRELLSLHGGYYNFSNCSFEKWTLDFKRCNVKEEGSSYAVKEQDFWC is encoded by the exons ATGGTTTGGTCAATTA GGTCCAGAGCAAGTTCACTTCTCTGTGCAAATGCACCTTTAGTGGCTTCACACGTCTATGAATCATGGTGGTTCTCACGCTTTTCGGGTCTAACCGGCTCCTCCTTAACAAGGGCTTGGCCAAAATTT ATGGATTTGATACAGATAGACCGTTGCCGTGCAGCAGCATCATTGCCTTCCATCAA GGAGAAACAAACAGAGGGTCCTAGTTATTGTGTCAGACTCGATCGAGAAAACAAAGGTCTTGATGAAGGGAATATGGCTGAAACTGATGGCTATCAAAATTTGTTTGGTTTAATGAAACAGAGGTTTATGAGTTTCAAGAACCAGAAATACAT TAAAGAGTTGGAGCATTTTCAAGGTCTTGCTGAAGTTCAATCTCCAAAG TTTATGGTAATTGCTTGTGCAGACTCTAGGGTATGCCCCTCTAACATATTAGGATTCCAACCTGGAGAAGCCTTTATGATACGTAACATTGCCAATCTTGTACCTCCGATGAAG AATGGACCGTCAGAATGTAATGCTGCTCTTCAGTTTGCAGTAACTACTCTTCAG GTTGAGAATATATTAGTCATTGGTCATAGTAGCTGTGCTGGGATTGAAACTTTGATGAATATGCAAGATGATGCAGAATCAAG AAACTTCATACACAAGTGGGTTGGCAATGGAGAACTTGCCAAACTGAAGACAACAGCTGCCACAGCTCATCTTAGCTTTGATCAGCAATGCAGAGTCTGTGAGAAG GAATCTATTAACCAATCATTACTGAACTTGCTGAGTTATCCTTGGATAGAAGATAGAGTGAGAAGAGAGTTGCTTTCTCTTCATGGAGGATATTATAATTTCTCCAATTGCTCTTTTGAGAAATGGACCCTTGATTTTAAAAGATGCAATGTTAAAGAAGAAGGGAGCAGTTATGCTGTGAAAGAACAAGATTTCTGGTGCTGA
- the LOC137824412 gene encoding beta carbonic anhydrase 5, chloroplastic-like isoform X1 produces MVWSIRSRASSLLCANAPLVASHVYESWWFSRFSGLTGSSLTRAWPKFMDLIQIDRCRAAASLPSIKEKQTEGPSYCVRLDRENKGLDEGNMAETDGYQNLFGLMKQRFMSFKNQKYIKELEHFQGLAEVQSPKFMVIACADSRVCPSNILGFQPGEAFMIRNIANLVPPMKNGPSECNAALQFAVTTLQVENILVIGHSSCAGIETLMNMQDDAESSVHSSSRNFIHKWVGNGELAKLKTTAATAHLSFDQQCRVCEKESINQSLLNLLSYPWIEDRVRRELLSLHGGYYNFSNCSFEKWTLDFKRCNVKEEGSSYAVKEQDFWC; encoded by the exons ATGGTTTGGTCAATTA GGTCCAGAGCAAGTTCACTTCTCTGTGCAAATGCACCTTTAGTGGCTTCACACGTCTATGAATCATGGTGGTTCTCACGCTTTTCGGGTCTAACCGGCTCCTCCTTAACAAGGGCTTGGCCAAAATTT ATGGATTTGATACAGATAGACCGTTGCCGTGCAGCAGCATCATTGCCTTCCATCAA GGAGAAACAAACAGAGGGTCCTAGTTATTGTGTCAGACTCGATCGAGAAAACAAAGGTCTTGATGAAGGGAATATGGCTGAAACTGATGGCTATCAAAATTTGTTTGGTTTAATGAAACAGAGGTTTATGAGTTTCAAGAACCAGAAATACAT TAAAGAGTTGGAGCATTTTCAAGGTCTTGCTGAAGTTCAATCTCCAAAG TTTATGGTAATTGCTTGTGCAGACTCTAGGGTATGCCCCTCTAACATATTAGGATTCCAACCTGGAGAAGCCTTTATGATACGTAACATTGCCAATCTTGTACCTCCGATGAAG AATGGACCGTCAGAATGTAATGCTGCTCTTCAGTTTGCAGTAACTACTCTTCAG GTTGAGAATATATTAGTCATTGGTCATAGTAGCTGTGCTGGGATTGAAACTTTGATGAATATGCAAGATGATGCAGAATCAAG TGTTCATTCATCCTCAAGAAACTTCATACACAAGTGGGTTGGCAATGGAGAACTTGCCAAACTGAAGACAACAGCTGCCACAGCTCATCTTAGCTTTGATCAGCAATGCAGAGTCTGTGAGAAG GAATCTATTAACCAATCATTACTGAACTTGCTGAGTTATCCTTGGATAGAAGATAGAGTGAGAAGAGAGTTGCTTTCTCTTCATGGAGGATATTATAATTTCTCCAATTGCTCTTTTGAGAAATGGACCCTTGATTTTAAAAGATGCAATGTTAAAGAAGAAGGGAGCAGTTATGCTGTGAAAGAACAAGATTTCTGGTGCTGA
- the LOC137824412 gene encoding beta carbonic anhydrase 5, chloroplastic-like isoform X3 — translation MDLIQIDRCRAAASLPSIKEKQTEGPSYCVRLDRENKGLDEGNMAETDGYQNLFGLMKQRFMSFKNQKYIKELEHFQGLAEVQSPKFMVIACADSRVCPSNILGFQPGEAFMIRNIANLVPPMKNGPSECNAALQFAVTTLQVENILVIGHSSCAGIETLMNMQDDAESRNFIHKWVGNGELAKLKTTAATAHLSFDQQCRVCEKESINQSLLNLLSYPWIEDRVRRELLSLHGGYYNFSNCSFEKWTLDFKRCNVKEEGSSYAVKEQDFWC, via the exons ATGGATTTGATACAGATAGACCGTTGCCGTGCAGCAGCATCATTGCCTTCCATCAA GGAGAAACAAACAGAGGGTCCTAGTTATTGTGTCAGACTCGATCGAGAAAACAAAGGTCTTGATGAAGGGAATATGGCTGAAACTGATGGCTATCAAAATTTGTTTGGTTTAATGAAACAGAGGTTTATGAGTTTCAAGAACCAGAAATACAT TAAAGAGTTGGAGCATTTTCAAGGTCTTGCTGAAGTTCAATCTCCAAAG TTTATGGTAATTGCTTGTGCAGACTCTAGGGTATGCCCCTCTAACATATTAGGATTCCAACCTGGAGAAGCCTTTATGATACGTAACATTGCCAATCTTGTACCTCCGATGAAG AATGGACCGTCAGAATGTAATGCTGCTCTTCAGTTTGCAGTAACTACTCTTCAG GTTGAGAATATATTAGTCATTGGTCATAGTAGCTGTGCTGGGATTGAAACTTTGATGAATATGCAAGATGATGCAGAATCAAG AAACTTCATACACAAGTGGGTTGGCAATGGAGAACTTGCCAAACTGAAGACAACAGCTGCCACAGCTCATCTTAGCTTTGATCAGCAATGCAGAGTCTGTGAGAAG GAATCTATTAACCAATCATTACTGAACTTGCTGAGTTATCCTTGGATAGAAGATAGAGTGAGAAGAGAGTTGCTTTCTCTTCATGGAGGATATTATAATTTCTCCAATTGCTCTTTTGAGAAATGGACCCTTGATTTTAAAAGATGCAATGTTAAAGAAGAAGGGAGCAGTTATGCTGTGAAAGAACAAGATTTCTGGTGCTGA